One Engystomops pustulosus chromosome 11, aEngPut4.maternal, whole genome shotgun sequence DNA window includes the following coding sequences:
- the LOC140106025 gene encoding uncharacterized protein translates to MTLYRHDDPVEMPNCIVENCYSHWCKNADLSSVTFHVFPKNMEMIKQWLWRSGPFPNVNQLAEDIMQAQGSAQYCLCSGHFSEDSYVVLGNQRHLKPDALPSIFPNLNTQIKEDDQKPQINHQRGADNKSRRDVQTQTEASWMGYGNISLSSANPKNFKCNCSPDNGCNVPQKSGDNVVSSAGTGYVGEASRDPTTALNISSSKETTNSENRQKMTSTVRRKDHKQLTGKIVKLALKILYLLIGEDDTESNRTSRESVAPGIPQVSGGWSSIQSARTEPPPPLIHEKNIKQNILELTHKILELLSGEVPIRCQDVSVYFSLEEWDYIEEHKDLYKEVMMEEHQDLMFPDGFTITNPPERCPRSLHKPECPKKDVNVWLDREAEDGNSKKAAEGEEQLLLDGEEIPAGGHVAETTLYHVGSPHNVKEDVALVQDFSRENLNPQAVTNNMEHSPEASDIRTKNIPSLLQAGDLSSNLSDNVDRSSELSYISTGSVAHRGEKRFSCPVCGKWFTQKSNLIVHQRIHTREKPFSCLECGKCFSHKSNLVQHRRIHTGQKPHMCSDCGKSFIKKSDLVKHQRTHGMVRPFPCPECGKCFTLKSDMVRHQRNHTGQKPFTCSVCGKCFSLKSDLGRHERIHSGHKPFSCSYCGKCFTLKSNLLTHQRIHTGEKPFSCPQCYKSFTHKSNLVQHQRIHVGVERLMTCSEYDGNVKQNPPDGCPCPIDFREGAAQDYQGDGFLNIKVEELDDEVDTFLMGDHQFMEMEHPTDGNKGEAFNGDLSKTPPAWSSSNKREHKIIRQVFPGEIIPPLLESKDPSSDPPQNLMAQYIPPILYSENPSSDQLKNSPEAHFMTQTFIPQSLPPILYNGDLLPQHLDPSHSYLQSAGLLEGKTCFPRRSEVLVHQRINNSVKQFFCSDCGKCFSHKQQLVEHRRIHLDQKPHSCSECGKCFTLKSDMVRHERIHSGHKPFPCSVCGKCFSLKSDLGRHERIHSGYKPFSCSYCGKCFTLKSNLLTHQRIHTGEKPFSCTECDKSFTHKSNLVQHQRIHVGERQFPCDQCGKCFSQKSGLIQHQKKHVEETQTLLYSDYREYFLQRPDQTFMGNS, encoded by the exons ATGACGCTGTACAGACACGACG ATCCGGTAGAGATGCCGAATTGTATTGTCGAAAACTGTTACAGTCATTGGTGCAAGAATGCAGATTTGTCCAGCGTCACCTTCCATGTCTTTCCAAAGAACATGGAGATGATAAAGCAATGGCTTTGGCGGAGCGGACCGTTTCCTAACGTTAACCAGTTGGCAGAAGATATCATGCAGGCTCAGGGCAGTGCTCAGTATTGTCTGTGCTCAGGACACTTCTCAGAAGACTCTTACGTGGTGCTGGGAAACCAACGCCACCTCAAGCCTGATGCTTTGCCAAGTATCTTCCCAAACCTCAACACTCAGATCAAGGAAGATGATCAAAAGCCCCAAATTAACCACCAAAGAGGAGCGGATAACAAGTCAAGACGGGATGTCCAGACACAAACCGAGGCATCATGGATGGGATACGGGAACATCTCATTGTCCAGCGCCAACCCAAAGAACTTCAAGTGCAATTGTAGCCCGGACAATGGCTGTAACGTGCCTCAGAAATCGGGGGACAATGTGGTGTCTTCTGCAGGTACAGGTTATGTGGGAGAAGCTTCAAGAGACCCTACGACTGCGCTCAACATTTCCTCCTCCAAGGAAACGACCAACTCTGAGAATCGTCAAAAG ATGACGTCCACGGTCAGACGCAAGGACCACAAGCAATTAACTGGGAAAATCGTGAAGCTTGCACTGAAGATCCTCTACTTGCTGATTGGAGAG GATGACACTGAATCGAATCGGACATCACGAGAGTCTGTGGCCCCTGGAATCCCACaagtgtcaggaggatggagcagcaTCCAGAGTGCCAGGACTGAGCCTCCACCTCCACTAATCCATGAGAAGAACATCAAGCAAAATATCCTGGAGCTCACACACAAGATCctggagctgctgagcggagag gtccctataaggtgtcaggatgtcagCGTCTATTTCTCCCTGGAGGAGTGGGACTACATAGAAGAGCACAAGGATCTCTATAAAGAAGTTATGATGGAGGAGCACCAGGACCTCATGTTTCCAG ATGGATTCACTATCACAaacccaccagagagatgtccaaGGTCCCTGCACAAACCTGAATGTCCAAAGAAAGATGTGAATGTTTGGCTGGATCGTGAG GCTGAAGATGGGAACAGTAAAAAAGCtgcagagggagaagagcagctTCTTCTGGATGGGGAGGAGATCCCTGCAG GTGGACACGTTGCTGAGACGACCTTGTACCATGTTGGTTCTCCACACAATGTAAAGGAAGACGTCGCCCTTGTCCAAGACTTTTCTAGAGAGAATCTGAATCCTCAAGCTGTAACTAATAACATGGAACATTCTCCAGAAGCTTCAGATATTCGGACAAAGAACATTCCCTCACTCCTACAGGCTGGAGATCTGTCCTCTAACCTTTCTGATAATGTGGATCGTTCCTCAGAACTGTCCTATATTTCTACAGGAAGCGTGGCTCACAGGGGCGAGAAGAGGTTTTCATGTCCGGTGTGTGGGAAATGGTTTACACAGAAATCCAATCTCATTgtgcatcagagaattcacaccagAGAGAAGCCCTTCTCGTGcttagaatgtggcaaatgttttagtcACAAGTCAAATCTTGTTCAACatcggagaattcacacaggcCAAAAGCCACATATGTGCTCAGACTGCGGGAAAAGTTTTATCAAAAAGTCAGATCTGGTTAAGCACCAGAGAACACATGGGATGGTGAGGCCGTttccatgtccagaatgtgggaaatgcttcaCGCTAAAATCGGACATGGTCAGACATCAGAGAAACCACACGGGCCAGAAGCCATTTACATGCTCAGTGTGTGGGAAATGCTTTTCCCTGAAGTCAGATCTTGGAAGACATGAGAGGATCCACTCGGGACATAAACCCTTCTCTTGTTCTTACTGTGGAAAGTGTTTTACCCTCAAATCCAATCTTCTCACacatcagagaatccacacaggagagaagcccttCTCCTGCCCTCAGTGTTACAAATCTTTTACGCACAAATCTAATCTTGTCCAACATCAGAGAATCCATGTCGGAGTAGAAAGGCTCATGACTTGCAGTGAATATG ATGGTAACGTTAAGCAAAATCCTCCTGATGGATGTCCCTGTCCTATAGACTTCCGGGAAGGAGCCGCACAGGATTATCAG GGTGATGGTTTTCTCAATATTAAAGTGGAAGAACTGGACGATGAAGTAGACACATTCCTGATGGGCGACCACCAGTTCATGGAGATGGAACATCCTACTGATGGTAACAAAG GTGAAGCCTTCAATGGCGATCTCTCAAAAACACCCCCTGCCTGGTCCTCAAGTAATAAAAGAGAACACAAAATCATTAGGCAAGTTTTTCCAGGAGAGATTATACCCCCACTCCTTGAAAGTAAAGATCCATCATCTGATCCCCCTCAAAACCTTATGGCCCAATATATACCCCCTATCCTATACAGTGAAAATCCATCATCTGATCAATTAAAAAATTCTCCGGAAGCTCATTTTATGACCCAAACCTTCATCCCTCAAAGTCTACCACCGATCCTGTACAATGGAGACCTGTTGCCTCAACACTTGGATCCGTCTCATAGTTACCTCCAAAGTGCAGGACTTCTAGAGGGTAAAACATGTTTCCCCAGGAGATCAGAAGTCCTGGTGCATCAGAGAATTAACAACAGTGTGAAGCAATTTTTTTGTTCAGATTGCGGGAAGTGTTTTAGTCACAAACAGCAGCTGGTGGAACATCGCAGGATTCACCTGGACCAAAAACCTCattcctgttcagaatgtggaaaatgtttcacatTGAAGTCGGACATGGTCCGCCACGAGAGGATCCACTCCGGCCACAAGCCGTTTCCATGTTCAGTGTGTGGGAAGTGCTTTTCCCTGAAGTCAGATCTTGGAAGACATGAGAGGATCCACTCAGGATATAAACCCTTCTCGTGTTCTTACTGTGGAAAGTGTTTTACCCTCAAATCCAATCTTCTCACacatcagagaatccacacaggagagaagcccttCTCCTGTACGGAGTGTGATAAATCCTTTACACACAAATCCAATCTAGTCCAACATCAGAGAATCCATGTCGGGGAAAGACAATTTCCTTGTGatcaatgtgggaaatgttttagtcaaAAATCTGGTCTTATTCAGCATCAGAAGAAACATGTGGAGGAAACGCAGACGTTACTGTATTCTGACTATAGAGAGTATTTTCTACAGAGGCCGGATCAGACTTTTATGGGAAACTCTTAG